One region of Gossypium raimondii isolate GPD5lz chromosome 6, ASM2569854v1, whole genome shotgun sequence genomic DNA includes:
- the LOC105773819 gene encoding uncharacterized protein LOC105773819, translating into MGVAVLKPDDCLKLPNPMKQRNSLCLNPNRSNRSHPNRKTRSPTTSPPSQSAGPKVPPKDLVMGQVKILKRGEVLKKPTPEKSVRFEKENIDVVDLGSTNRLGPDPGSVPTQIRLTKSNNNKKVVPASFYAGSAFITSPPPSSVPMPVFCTKKISVTVKNDDATSDLRRILRLDL; encoded by the coding sequence ATGGGTGTTGCAGTTCTAAAACCAGACGATTGTTTAAAGCTACCAAATCCCATGAAACAACGAAATAGTCTTTGCCTTAACCCGAACCGATCGAATCGGTCACACCCAAACCGTAAAACTCGGTCTCCTACCACCTCCCCTCCTTCCCAGTCCGCCGGCCCCAAGGTACCGCCTAAAGATCTCGTGATGGGTCAAGTTAAGATCCTCAAACGCGGTGAGGTTCTAAAAAAACCGACGCCGGAGAAGTCCGTCAGGTTCGAAAAGGAAAACATTGACGTTGTAGATCTGGGTTCCACTAACCGTTTGGGTCCTGATCCCGGTTCCGTTCCGACCCAGATCCGACTGACCAAGTCAAACAACAATAAGAAGGTCGTCCCAGCCTCTTTTTATGCTGGGTCGGCCTTTATAACCTCGCCGCCTCCGAGTTCCGTCCCGATGCCGGTGTTTTGCACCAAGAAGATCAGCGTTACCGTAAAGAACGACGACGCCACGAGCGACTTAAGGAGGATATTAAGGCTCGATTTGTAG